A DNA window from Impatiens glandulifera chromosome 7, dImpGla2.1, whole genome shotgun sequence contains the following coding sequences:
- the LOC124946274 gene encoding putative F-box/FBD/LRR-repeat protein At5g56810 codes for MTRQIRGVLHEEQPRSDGLDEGKRRFAEFVNRILLYHSGCLITFTRLSLQYEPRTRYSLNVNNWVHFLMTRDIEKLELNFSSTPILYYELEGLAVRRTRTAQTFQLPRHPFEPKFTSFILNFCILEASRFGSFMNLKVLYLTDVKILDRSIGQFVSKCPVLEDLYLERCSVTERFFVCKQDLKIKHLILLNCMTEYWQMFAIDITVPHLMNLVIIGRYLMNSTIRNATNLEDCSIDINQGFSDNEQGNFLAMIMINLRSCKTLALSSWCIQVLPTLDIGLSQQLHGSFTNLTNLRLTVGYVKQELPGIVLLLQSCPCLEKLMLDIYTAEDIDWLMIVNDMFEGYEPEVFHFEEDNYLENQTRDILCLQRSLKVLQIYGFMGRNQEIHLVEFLLRNALVLENLVIYNDLPDECGTRESAPSLRELNQLRTLQALLDLPRASSVVQVSVEKVRVLAHE; via the exons ATGACAAGACAAATTCGCGGTGTATTACATGAAGAGCAACCTCGAAGTGATGGGCTTGATGAGGGCAAACGAAGATTTGCAGAGTTTGTGAACCGCATTTTATTATATCACTCTGGTTGTCTCATAACCTTTACACGATTATCGCTTCAATATGAACCTAGAACAAGATATTCCTTAAATGTTAACAATTGGGTTCACTTTTTGATGACAAGAGACATAGAGAAGCTTGAGTTGAACTTCTCATCAACACCAATCTTGTACTATGAACTAGAAGGTTTGGCAGTGAGGCGCACAAGAACAGCACAAACTTTTCAACTTCCTCGTCACCCTTTTGAGCCCAAATTTACAAGTTTCATTTTGAACTTCTGTATACTTGAAGCATCTAGATTCGGCTCGTTTATGAACTTAAAAGTTCTATATTTGACAGATGTGAAGATTCTAGACCGTTCTATTGGACAATTTGTTTCAAAATGTCCAGTCCTCGAAGATTTATACTTGGAGAGATGCTCTGTAACCGAGAGATTTTTCGTTTGTAAACAAGATCTGAAAATCAAGCATTTGATCTTGCTCAATTGTATGACAGAATATTGGCAAATGTTTGCGATTGACATAACTGTTCCACATTTGATGAACCTGGTGATCATAGGAAGATATCTCATGAATTCAACCATAAGAAATGCAACCAATCTGGAAGACTGCTCAATCGACATCAATCAAGGTTTTTCAGATAATGAACAGGGAAACTTCCTAGCTATGATTATGATAAATTTAAGAAGTTGCAAGACTCTAGCTTTAAGTAGCTGGTGCATTCAG GTTCTTCCAACGTTAGATATTGGATTAAGTCAACAACTGCACGGTTCATTTACGAATTTGACAAACTTAAGGTTAACTGTCGGTTATGTGAAACAAGAACTACCTGGAATAGTCCTGTTATTGCAAAGTTGTCCTTGTCTTGAGAAATTGATGTTGGACATTTATACAGCCGAAGACATCGATTGG CTGATGATTGTTAATGACATGTTTGAGGGATATGAACCGGAAGTTTTTCATTTCGAAGAGGATAACTATCTTGAGAATCAGACTCGAGATATCCTTTGTCTGCAAAGAAGCCTCAAGGTTCTTCAAATTTACGGGTTCATGGGACGAAACCAGGAGATACATCTAGTAGAGTTCCTACTCCGAAATGCACTAGTGTTGGAGAATCTAGTCATATACAATGATTTGCCAGATGAATGTGGAACTCGAGAATCAGCCCCGAGTCTTCGTGAGTTGAACCAGCTACGCACGTTGCAAGCACTGCTGGATTTACCGAGGGCATCTTCTGTTGTTCAAGTTTCTGTGGAAAAAGTCAGAGTTTTGGCGCATGAGTAG